A genomic window from Salvia miltiorrhiza cultivar Shanhuang (shh) chromosome 5, IMPLAD_Smil_shh, whole genome shotgun sequence includes:
- the LOC131025123 gene encoding DExH-box ATP-dependent RNA helicase DExH15 chloroplastic-like isoform X1, with translation MLSDVDVIVLDEVHYLSDISRGTVWEEIVIYCPKQVQLIYLSATVANPDELAGWIGQIHGKTELVTSSKRPVPLTWHFSTKTALLPLLDQKGTGMNSVAASYLNDTPALKKADIGSAVPFQIVVRLFVGNSRTPHTMVGYGWAGMLRKYLVDPVDMWWPSNVTQVSLFRSSRWESMSYEDYYKREG, from the exons ATGCTTTCCGATGTGGATGTGATTGTTTTGGATGAAGTGCATTATTTGAGCGATATATCCAGGGGTACAGTTTGGGAGGAGATT GTAATTTACTGCCCTAAACAAGTGCAATTAATCTATCTTTCTGCCACTGTCGCAAACCCAGATGAGTTGGCGGGTTGGATTGGTCAG ATTCATGGAAAAACTGAGTTGGTAACATCATCTAAGCGTCCAGTTCCGTTGACTTGGCACTTCTCAACAAAGACAGCATTGTTACCACTTCTTGATCAGAAAGGCACTGGCATGAACAG TGTTGCTGCAAGTTACTTAAACGATACTCCTGCTCTGAAGAAGGCTGATATTGGAAGTGCCGTTCCTTTTCAGATCGTCGTTCGTCTGTTCGTCGGCAACTCACGCACACCGCACACG ATGGTGGGATATGGATGGGCTGGGATGTTGAGAAAATACTTGGTTGATCCAGTTGACATGTGGTGGCCTTCCAATGTCACGCAAGTTTCCTTGTTTAg ATCAAGTAGATGGGAGTCGATGAGCTATGAGGACTACTACAAAAGAGAAGGCTGA
- the LOC131025123 gene encoding DExH-box ATP-dependent RNA helicase DExH15 chloroplastic-like isoform X2, producing the protein MLSDVDVIVLDEVHYLSDISRGTVWEEIVIYCPKQVQLIYLSATVANPDELAGWIGQIHGKTELVTSSKRPVPLTWHFSTKTALLPLLDQKGTGMNSVAASYLNDTPALKKADIGSAVPFQIVVRLFVGNSRTPHTMVGYGWAGMLRKYLVDPVDMWWPSNVTQVSLFSSLV; encoded by the exons ATGCTTTCCGATGTGGATGTGATTGTTTTGGATGAAGTGCATTATTTGAGCGATATATCCAGGGGTACAGTTTGGGAGGAGATT GTAATTTACTGCCCTAAACAAGTGCAATTAATCTATCTTTCTGCCACTGTCGCAAACCCAGATGAGTTGGCGGGTTGGATTGGTCAG ATTCATGGAAAAACTGAGTTGGTAACATCATCTAAGCGTCCAGTTCCGTTGACTTGGCACTTCTCAACAAAGACAGCATTGTTACCACTTCTTGATCAGAAAGGCACTGGCATGAACAG TGTTGCTGCAAGTTACTTAAACGATACTCCTGCTCTGAAGAAGGCTGATATTGGAAGTGCCGTTCCTTTTCAGATCGTCGTTCGTCTGTTCGTCGGCAACTCACGCACACCGCACACG ATGGTGGGATATGGATGGGCTGGGATGTTGAGAAAATACTTGGTTGATCCAGTTGACATGTGGTGGCCTTCCAATGTCACGCAAGTTTCCTTGTTTAg CTCATTAGTGTAA
- the LOC131025123 gene encoding DExH-box ATP-dependent RNA helicase DExH15 chloroplastic-like isoform X3 yields MLSDVDVIVLDEVHYLSDISRGTVWEEIVIYCPKQVQLIYLSATVANPDELAGWIGQIHGKTELVTSSKRPVPLTWHFSTKTALLPLLDQKGTGMNSVAASYLNDTPALKKADIGSAVPFQIVVRLFVGNSRTPHTIK; encoded by the exons ATGCTTTCCGATGTGGATGTGATTGTTTTGGATGAAGTGCATTATTTGAGCGATATATCCAGGGGTACAGTTTGGGAGGAGATT GTAATTTACTGCCCTAAACAAGTGCAATTAATCTATCTTTCTGCCACTGTCGCAAACCCAGATGAGTTGGCGGGTTGGATTGGTCAG ATTCATGGAAAAACTGAGTTGGTAACATCATCTAAGCGTCCAGTTCCGTTGACTTGGCACTTCTCAACAAAGACAGCATTGTTACCACTTCTTGATCAGAAAGGCACTGGCATGAACAG TGTTGCTGCAAGTTACTTAAACGATACTCCTGCTCTGAAGAAGGCTGATATTGGAAGTGCCGTTCCTTTTCAGATCGTCGTTCGTCTGTTCGTCGGCAACTCACGCACACCGCACACG ATCAAGTAG